One Kitasatospora sp. NBC_01287 DNA window includes the following coding sequences:
- a CDS encoding SDR family oxidoreductase, which translates to MEPVTLITGGSSGIGAATARVLLKQGHRVAITGRDADRLAAFATSTGAGERLLTIIGDAGDERHVADAVRQVVGLWGRLDTVIANAGFSLPGTLEDHDPAAMRAMVLTNVLGPALLVREVLPHLRKSKGRIVIVGSVAGTRNTPGNLYSVTKWAAHALAENVRLLVAKDRVGVTLVAPGVVDTPFWDERGGSPAAAPTLTAEQVAEAILFAVDQPEGVDVNHLVVRPAGQVN; encoded by the coding sequence ATGGAACCCGTCACGTTGATCACCGGCGGTTCGAGCGGGATCGGTGCGGCCACTGCCCGTGTCCTGCTCAAGCAAGGCCACCGCGTGGCGATCACCGGCCGCGATGCCGATCGCCTGGCCGCGTTCGCCACCTCCACCGGAGCGGGCGAGCGGTTGCTGACCATCATCGGTGACGCCGGCGACGAGCGCCATGTCGCCGATGCCGTGCGTCAAGTCGTGGGCCTGTGGGGCCGATTGGACACGGTGATCGCGAACGCCGGGTTCTCCCTGCCCGGCACGCTGGAGGACCACGACCCTGCGGCCATGCGTGCCATGGTTCTCACCAACGTCCTCGGCCCGGCTCTGCTGGTACGCGAGGTACTGCCACACCTGAGGAAGTCCAAGGGCCGGATCGTGATCGTCGGTTCGGTCGCGGGCACCAGGAACACGCCCGGCAACCTGTACTCCGTCACCAAGTGGGCCGCGCACGCCCTGGCCGAGAACGTCCGGCTCCTGGTGGCCAAGGACCGCGTCGGCGTCACTCTTGTCGCCCCAGGGGTTGTGGACACCCCGTTCTGGGACGAGCGCGGTGGATCACCCGCAGCGGCGCCGACACTGACCGCCGAGCAGGTCGCCGAGGCGATCCTGTTCGCCGTCGATCAACCCGAAGGCGTGGACGTCAATCACCTCGTTGTGCGGCCCGCCGGCCAGGTCAACTGA
- a CDS encoding GNAT family N-acetyltransferase produces the protein MTHIIRSVRQDDWTRAKALRLDALRDPIAHLAFLDTYEQAAARPDEFWQDRAAGAAEGRTSRQFVAEAADGRWLGTVSVLVERSGTETFFGDVPEVSQTHIVGVFVRPEARGTGLTQELFRAALAWSWSLAEPRIDRVRLFVHEDNPRAEALYAKVGFKRTGFSISAAKQPTSSEIELALLRA, from the coding sequence ATGACGCACATCATCAGGTCCGTACGGCAGGACGACTGGACCAGGGCCAAGGCGCTGCGGCTGGACGCGTTGCGGGATCCGATCGCGCACCTCGCCTTCCTCGACACCTACGAGCAGGCCGCCGCCCGCCCCGACGAGTTCTGGCAGGACCGTGCCGCCGGAGCCGCCGAGGGCAGGACCAGCCGGCAGTTCGTCGCGGAGGCCGCGGACGGGCGCTGGCTCGGCACGGTCTCCGTGCTGGTCGAACGGTCCGGCACCGAGACCTTCTTCGGCGACGTCCCCGAGGTGTCCCAGACGCACATCGTGGGCGTCTTCGTCCGGCCCGAGGCGCGCGGCACCGGGCTCACACAGGAACTCTTCCGAGCCGCCCTGGCCTGGTCCTGGTCACTGGCCGAGCCGCGGATCGACCGCGTACGGCTCTTCGTGCACGAGGACAACCCCCGAGCGGAAGCGCTCTACGCCAAGGTCGGATTCAAGCGCACCGGCTTCTCGATCTCCGCCGCCAAACAGCCCACGAGCAGCGAGATCGAACTCGCCCTCCTCCGCGCCTGA
- a CDS encoding DUF397 domain-containing protein, with amino-acid sequence MTSLLWVKSSYSDGSGGQCVECAPQSATHGLVPVRDSKDPAGPALVFPAASFSAFVDGVKAGALRRS; translated from the coding sequence CAAGAGCAGCTACTCGGATGGGAGCGGCGGCCAGTGCGTCGAGTGCGCCCCGCAATCCGCTACCCACGGCCTCGTCCCCGTGCGTGACTCCAAGGACCCGGCGGGCCCCGCCCTCGTCTTCCCCGCTGCCTCCTTCTCCGCTTTTGTGGACGGCGTCAAGGCAGGGGCGCTCCGCAGGAGTTGA